In one window of Frigoriglobus tundricola DNA:
- the cas3g gene encoding type I-G CRISPR-associated helicase/endonuclease Cas3g has protein sequence MTTWKSFVEFFQAATGGRDPYPYQSRFADASTLPHLLRAPTGAGKTATAVLGWLWRWKTKPKETPRRLVYCLPMRVLVEQSYHEAEAWLKSLELSNDICLPLPLMGGSDSGDWHLTPEKPAILIGTQDMLLSRALNRGYAATRFHWPIEFGLLNNDCLWIFDEPQLMASGVSTSAQLAGLRHSLKTFGECRSVWMSATLEPNWLDTVDFRGKFPAAPMELAATDYATPALDRRMTASKTLGRLNAAVSKDMKDVAKEVLRLHKEAGEAQTLVVLNTVDRAKAVFAALQDLRKKSELPKLLLVHSRFRPHERGELNRLLQEKGEAAKDRIIVATQVVEAGVDISARTLVTELAPWASAVQRIGRCNRTGDDGPGRVYWIDLDEEKQGMPYEVTDLTFARKQLNALDGKDVSPKALDDFKTQNKIMLPFAHKHVLRRRDLLDLFDTSPDLSGNDIDVSRFVRSDDPDTDVQVFWRAVDSTGPTADEPDEHRAELCNVPIGQARDFLSKIAEQKLSGFVWDHIDREWVKLDPRQVRPALTILLPVAAGGYHTELGWTGDTKNAVAALPPDLARAARKEATDSDSNCETPHPRTIAQHTEGVCKAVDSILGAVDALLPNGWPERLQTAARWHDVGKGHDAFQIGMRRANPGLVAGTLWAKSGVSVRLRHGRKYFRHELASALVALQSGQSFEIAYLILAHHGKARLSIRALPKEDMPDDPKTLFALGVHDGDTLPSVDLGGVTFSGIKLDLSPMQLGGDSWTARALKLLEELGPFKLAYLEALLRAADQRVSNAERRRESP, from the coding sequence GTGACAACGTGGAAATCATTCGTCGAGTTCTTCCAAGCCGCGACCGGTGGCCGCGACCCCTACCCGTACCAATCGCGATTCGCGGACGCATCGACGCTCCCACATTTACTCCGCGCGCCGACAGGCGCGGGCAAGACCGCAACTGCCGTCCTCGGATGGCTCTGGCGCTGGAAGACCAAGCCGAAGGAGACGCCGCGGCGGCTCGTGTACTGTTTGCCGATGCGCGTACTGGTGGAACAGTCGTACCACGAGGCAGAGGCTTGGCTTAAATCGCTGGAATTGAGTAACGACATCTGTCTTCCATTGCCGTTGATGGGTGGGTCGGATTCGGGCGATTGGCACCTGACCCCAGAGAAGCCTGCAATCCTGATCGGTACGCAGGACATGCTCTTATCGCGTGCGCTGAACCGTGGATACGCGGCAACCCGGTTTCACTGGCCGATTGAGTTCGGCCTGTTGAACAACGATTGTCTCTGGATCTTTGATGAGCCGCAGTTGATGGCGAGCGGGGTGAGTACGTCCGCACAACTGGCGGGATTGCGTCACTCACTCAAGACGTTCGGTGAGTGTCGGTCGGTGTGGATGTCCGCCACGCTCGAACCGAATTGGCTCGACACCGTAGATTTCCGCGGCAAGTTTCCCGCCGCTCCAATGGAACTCGCTGCGACCGACTATGCGACACCTGCTCTCGACCGGCGGATGACCGCCTCGAAGACGCTTGGCCGGTTGAATGCCGCGGTGTCGAAGGACATGAAGGACGTGGCGAAAGAGGTGTTGAGGCTTCACAAGGAGGCCGGCGAGGCACAAACGCTCGTGGTGCTGAACACCGTTGACCGGGCGAAGGCGGTGTTCGCCGCGTTGCAAGATCTCCGCAAGAAGTCCGAGCTACCGAAGTTGCTTCTGGTTCATTCCCGGTTCCGGCCGCACGAGCGCGGGGAACTCAACCGCCTATTGCAAGAGAAAGGTGAAGCAGCGAAGGACCGAATCATCGTCGCAACGCAGGTGGTAGAGGCGGGTGTGGACATCTCGGCGCGCACACTCGTCACCGAGTTGGCTCCGTGGGCGAGCGCGGTGCAGCGGATCGGCCGCTGCAACCGCACCGGCGACGACGGGCCGGGGCGAGTGTACTGGATTGACTTGGACGAGGAAAAGCAGGGAATGCCTTACGAGGTAACAGACCTTACCTTCGCCCGAAAGCAACTGAATGCTCTCGACGGCAAAGATGTATCGCCAAAGGCTCTCGACGACTTCAAGACGCAGAACAAGATCATGCTTCCGTTCGCGCACAAACATGTTCTTCGTCGGCGCGATCTGCTTGACCTGTTCGACACGTCACCGGACCTGTCGGGCAATGACATTGACGTGAGCCGCTTCGTCCGCAGCGACGACCCAGACACCGATGTGCAGGTCTTCTGGCGTGCCGTCGATTCGACCGGTCCGACAGCAGACGAACCGGACGAACACCGGGCGGAACTGTGTAACGTCCCCATAGGCCAAGCTCGCGATTTCCTCTCGAAGATCGCCGAGCAGAAGTTGTCGGGGTTCGTGTGGGACCACATCGACCGTGAATGGGTGAAGTTGGACCCGCGACAGGTGCGACCCGCTCTTACGATCCTGCTGCCGGTCGCGGCCGGCGGCTATCACACCGAACTCGGTTGGACCGGTGACACGAAGAACGCGGTCGCCGCATTGCCGCCCGATCTTGCGCGGGCCGCGAGGAAGGAGGCCACAGATTCCGACTCGAATTGCGAGACCCCACACCCGCGGACGATCGCGCAACACACGGAGGGCGTTTGCAAGGCCGTTGATTCGATACTCGGAGCGGTTGATGCGTTACTGCCCAACGGTTGGCCGGAACGCCTGCAAACGGCAGCCCGCTGGCACGACGTCGGGAAGGGGCACGACGCATTTCAAATTGGCATGCGGAGGGCGAATCCGGGATTGGTAGCGGGGACTCTTTGGGCGAAGTCCGGAGTCTCGGTGCGGCTCAGACACGGGCGGAAATACTTCCGGCACGAACTTGCGTCGGCACTCGTGGCTCTCCAAAGCGGCCAGTCGTTTGAGATTGCGTACCTGATCCTCGCGCACCACGGAAAGGCGCGGCTCAGTATTCGCGCCCTTCCGAAGGAAGATATGCCGGACGACCCCAAGACGTTGTTCGCACTTGGCGTTCATGACGGCGACACGCTGCCGTCCGTCGATCTCGGTGGGGTGACGTTCTCGGGGATAAAACTCGACCTGTCACCGATGCAACTCGGGGGCGACTCGTGGACCGCCCGCGCGCTGAAACTGCTGGAAGAGTTGGGACCGTTCAAACTGGCCTATCTCGAAGCGCTATTGCGGGCCGCCGATCAGCGAGTGAGCAATGCCGAACGAAGGAGGGAGAGCCCGTGA